In Castanea sativa cultivar Marrone di Chiusa Pesio chromosome 6, ASM4071231v1, a single window of DNA contains:
- the LOC142639169 gene encoding uncharacterized protein LOC142639169 isoform X2 → MQNSHIENKTFYLFCLCFQPPTEKVHQIIARTAMFVSKHGGQSEIVLRVKQGDNPTFGFLMPDHHLHAYFRFLVDHQELLKPDNDDKSLVEKNNAGLDQAGSALSILGSVYGSGEDEDGATEEIPEYKRNDLEEAVNAGNVTVSHGSVQAVSSVNVAGKDVAIAKGSVMSLKEKAPIIKRNRSISTVMVGTRSGVRKEADALGSLCTAGDKSQASLLSTPKVEQPIVEPPSDLKRVVDKIVEFILKNGKQFEAVLVEQDQKHGRFPFLLPSNQYHPYYLKALEKAKELKLPGKGSDSMGHQVEKKTAVPKEGDTLSRGSADLDMPYDRKEKFKMFIGKSKKDGQDPPSKATEPQIGISIDAASAAAILQAATRGIKNPSLENFPKTSLNGIGRGPSSDGGHTSSFGSLRSSQHQSSISKPDQKGEPSVSVPVAKAIAETAAIAAASEADSSEACLTREQKLKAERLKRAKMFAVMIKSGAAPLKTESLRGLSAEPLGSGISGSGTEVENFVGKEREGSSVPIDVDDKIEKSEKKISVDEYSERRSKRSYRSRSKRHEEEQEEGEVEEDKEEEIEEEQEGEDKRAHKHTRKKHRSHRSSHHSRERHKHRKRHSSKDRDSRHRRKYDDSSDDERQYCRHRDEHDTPSNNEHRRSQHRRHQDEHDSSDDEHQHSRHRDEDDTLSNNEHQRSQHRRKHDSSSDDQRRHSRRRKHHSSDDEHEHRSRSVRHRKSQSDKEMDLEEGEIVTKSDQSKASQGDVASREASVELSKSYQDGGAPSQPSETTEISDDLRAKIRAMLMATL, encoded by the exons ATGCAAAATTCACATATTGaaaacaaaactttttatttgttttgtctGTGTTTCCAGCCACCAACAGAGAAGGTTCATCAGATCATTGCAAGAACTGCTATGTTTGTTAGCAAACATGGTGGTCAGTCAGAAATTGTTTTGAGGGTCAAACAGGGGGACAACCCAACATTTGGGTTCTTGATGCCAGATCATCATCTCCATGCCTACTTTCGGTTTCTTGTTGATCACCAAGAACTTCTCAAGcctgacaatgatgacaaatcTCTAGTAGAAAAGAATAATGCTGGTCTCGATCAGGCTGGTAGTGCTTTGTCTATCCTTGGTTCTGTATATGGGTCTGGAGAGGATGAGGATGGTGCAACTGAGGAAATTCCTGAATATAAAAGAAATGATTTAGAGGAAGCGGTCAATGCTGGTAATGTTACTGTTTCTCATGGATCAGTGCAGGCAGTCTCTTCTGTAAATGTAGCTGGGAAAGATGTGGCGATTGCCAAGGGTTCAGTTATGAGTTTGAAAGAAAAAGCTCCTATAATAAAACGGAATCGTTCCATCAGTACAGTTATGGTTGGAACTAGGAGTGGGGTCAGAAAAGAAGCTGATGCCTTGGGCTCACTTTGCACTGCTGGGGACAAATCACAGGCTTCTTTGCTGAGCACACCCAAGGTTGAACAACCTATTGTGGAGCCTCCATCTGATTTAAAGAGAGTGGTTGACAAGATAGTCGAGTTCATCCTGAAAaacggtaaacaatttgaaGCTGTTCTTGTGGAACAGGATCAAAAACATGGAAGATTTCCGTTCCTTCTGCCATCCAATCAATACCACCCTTATTATTTAAAAGCTCTTGAGAAAGCTAAAGAG TTGAAATTACCTGGCAAGGGCTCTGATTCAATGGGGCATCAGGTGGAGAAGAAAACTGCCGTACCAAAAGAAGGTGATACTCTGTCCAGAGGATCTGCTGATCTTGATATGCCATATGACAGGAAAGAGAAGTTTAAGATGTTTATTGGCAAATCAAAGAAGGATGGGCAGGATCCTCCTTCCAAAGCCACTGAGCCACAAATTGGAATAAGTATCGATGCAGCTTCGGCTGCTGCAATTCTTCAGGCTGCCACAAGGGGCATTAAGAATCctagtttagaaaattttcctAAGACATCATTAAATGGTATTGGTCGAGGCCCTAGCAGTGATGGTGGACACACCTCAAGTTTTGGGAGTCTCCGTTCATCTCAACACCAAAGTTCCATTTCAAAGCCAGATCAAAAGGGGGAGCCTAGTGTTTCTGTCCCTGTTGCCAAGGCTATTGCAGAGACAGCTGCTATTGCAGCTGCAAGTGAGGCTGACTCCTCTGAAGCATGCCTGACAAGAGAGCAGAAGCTGAAGGCTGAGAGATTGAAACGGGCGAAGATGTTTGCAGTCATGATAAAAAGTGGAGCTGCACCATTGAAAACGGAATCATTGCGTGGCTTATCAGCAGAACCATTAGGGTCTGGAATTTCTGGATCAGGTACTGAGGTTGAAAATTTTGTGGGCAAAGAAAGAGAAGGCAGTTCAGTTCCAATCGATGTTGATGATAAGATTGAGAAGtctgaaaagaaaatttctgtTGATGAATATAGTGAACGGCGATCTAAGAGGAGTTACCGGTCCAGatctaaaagacatgaagaagaacaagaagaagggGAAGTTGAGGAAGATAAAGAAGAGGAAATAGAGGAGGAACAAGAAGGGGAGGATAAAAGGGCTCACAAGCACACTAGGAAAAAGCACCGGTCTCATCGGTCTTCACACCACAGTAGGGAAAGGCATAAGCACCGGAAAAGACATTCTTCTAAGGACAGAGATTCTCGACATCGGCGTAAGTAtgatgactcttctgatgatgaGCGTCAGTACTGTCGACATCGGGATGAGCATGATACTCCCTCCAATAATGAGCATCGGCGTTCTCAACATCGTCGACATCAGGATGAGCATGACTCTTCCGATGATGAGCATCAGCACTCTCGACATCGGGATGAGGATGATACTCTCTCCAATAATGAGCATCAGCGTTCCCAACATCGACGTAAACATGATAGTTCCTCTGATGATCAACGTCGGCACTCTCGACGACGTAAGCATCATAGCTCTGATGATGAGCATGAACACCGAAGCAGATCTGTTAGGCATAGGAAATCTCAGTCTGACAAAGAAATGGACTTGGAAGAAGGAGAGATTGTAACAAAATCAGATCAATCAAAAGCTAGTCAGGGAGATGTTGCTAGTCGGGAAGCTTCTgttgaattatcaaaatcatATCAAGATGGAGGGGCCCCATCTCAGCCCTCTGAAACCACTGAGATTTCTGATGATCTTAGAGCTAAAATTCGAGCCATGTTAATGGCAACTTTGTAA
- the LOC142639169 gene encoding uncharacterized protein LOC142639169 isoform X1, translating into MDLEVVGRHALLFDDDATAAFINTSDALVEWNSLSIDRYDVRHLLSSPPPPRKLRRHHRSEDPSLDSELDRERYLDLPSPSDEDQEQDLQDGTKPVVAGGYNAVAFSYGNTDEAIEQKNNDAESGFRPPFQVPESLLQNLPPTEKVHQIIARTAMFVSKHGGQSEIVLRVKQGDNPTFGFLMPDHHLHAYFRFLVDHQELLKPDNDDKSLVEKNNAGLDQAGSALSILGSVYGSGEDEDGATEEIPEYKRNDLEEAVNAGNVTVSHGSVQAVSSVNVAGKDVAIAKGSVMSLKEKAPIIKRNRSISTVMVGTRSGVRKEADALGSLCTAGDKSQASLLSTPKVEQPIVEPPSDLKRVVDKIVEFILKNGKQFEAVLVEQDQKHGRFPFLLPSNQYHPYYLKALEKAKELKLPGKGSDSMGHQVEKKTAVPKEGDTLSRGSADLDMPYDRKEKFKMFIGKSKKDGQDPPSKATEPQIGISIDAASAAAILQAATRGIKNPSLENFPKTSLNGIGRGPSSDGGHTSSFGSLRSSQHQSSISKPDQKGEPSVSVPVAKAIAETAAIAAASEADSSEACLTREQKLKAERLKRAKMFAVMIKSGAAPLKTESLRGLSAEPLGSGISGSGTEVENFVGKEREGSSVPIDVDDKIEKSEKKISVDEYSERRSKRSYRSRSKRHEEEQEEGEVEEDKEEEIEEEQEGEDKRAHKHTRKKHRSHRSSHHSRERHKHRKRHSSKDRDSRHRRKYDDSSDDERQYCRHRDEHDTPSNNEHRRSQHRRHQDEHDSSDDEHQHSRHRDEDDTLSNNEHQRSQHRRKHDSSSDDQRRHSRRRKHHSSDDEHEHRSRSVRHRKSQSDKEMDLEEGEIVTKSDQSKASQGDVASREASVELSKSYQDGGAPSQPSETTEISDDLRAKIRAMLMATL; encoded by the exons ATGGATCTAGAGGTGGTGGGGCGCCACGCGCTGCTCTTCGACGACGACGCCACCGCCGCCTTCATCAACACCAGCGACGCCCTCGTCGAGTGGAACTCGCTCTCCATCGACCGCTACGACGTGCGCCACCTCCTCTCCAGCCCTCCGCCGCCGCGTAAGCTCCGCCGTCACCACCGCTCCGAAGATCCTTCGCTCGACTCCGAGCTCGATCGCGAGCGTTACCTCGATTTACCGTCGCCGTCCGATGAAGATCAGGAACAAG ATTTACAAGATGGTACCAAACCAGTAGTTGCTGGTGGCTATAATGCTGTTGCCTTTTCATATGGGAACACTGATGAAGCAATCGAGCAAAAGAATAATGATGCTGAGTCTGGTTTTCGTCCACCCTTCCAAGTACCAGAGAGCTTACTTCAAAACCTA CCACCAACAGAGAAGGTTCATCAGATCATTGCAAGAACTGCTATGTTTGTTAGCAAACATGGTGGTCAGTCAGAAATTGTTTTGAGGGTCAAACAGGGGGACAACCCAACATTTGGGTTCTTGATGCCAGATCATCATCTCCATGCCTACTTTCGGTTTCTTGTTGATCACCAAGAACTTCTCAAGcctgacaatgatgacaaatcTCTAGTAGAAAAGAATAATGCTGGTCTCGATCAGGCTGGTAGTGCTTTGTCTATCCTTGGTTCTGTATATGGGTCTGGAGAGGATGAGGATGGTGCAACTGAGGAAATTCCTGAATATAAAAGAAATGATTTAGAGGAAGCGGTCAATGCTGGTAATGTTACTGTTTCTCATGGATCAGTGCAGGCAGTCTCTTCTGTAAATGTAGCTGGGAAAGATGTGGCGATTGCCAAGGGTTCAGTTATGAGTTTGAAAGAAAAAGCTCCTATAATAAAACGGAATCGTTCCATCAGTACAGTTATGGTTGGAACTAGGAGTGGGGTCAGAAAAGAAGCTGATGCCTTGGGCTCACTTTGCACTGCTGGGGACAAATCACAGGCTTCTTTGCTGAGCACACCCAAGGTTGAACAACCTATTGTGGAGCCTCCATCTGATTTAAAGAGAGTGGTTGACAAGATAGTCGAGTTCATCCTGAAAaacggtaaacaatttgaaGCTGTTCTTGTGGAACAGGATCAAAAACATGGAAGATTTCCGTTCCTTCTGCCATCCAATCAATACCACCCTTATTATTTAAAAGCTCTTGAGAAAGCTAAAGAG TTGAAATTACCTGGCAAGGGCTCTGATTCAATGGGGCATCAGGTGGAGAAGAAAACTGCCGTACCAAAAGAAGGTGATACTCTGTCCAGAGGATCTGCTGATCTTGATATGCCATATGACAGGAAAGAGAAGTTTAAGATGTTTATTGGCAAATCAAAGAAGGATGGGCAGGATCCTCCTTCCAAAGCCACTGAGCCACAAATTGGAATAAGTATCGATGCAGCTTCGGCTGCTGCAATTCTTCAGGCTGCCACAAGGGGCATTAAGAATCctagtttagaaaattttcctAAGACATCATTAAATGGTATTGGTCGAGGCCCTAGCAGTGATGGTGGACACACCTCAAGTTTTGGGAGTCTCCGTTCATCTCAACACCAAAGTTCCATTTCAAAGCCAGATCAAAAGGGGGAGCCTAGTGTTTCTGTCCCTGTTGCCAAGGCTATTGCAGAGACAGCTGCTATTGCAGCTGCAAGTGAGGCTGACTCCTCTGAAGCATGCCTGACAAGAGAGCAGAAGCTGAAGGCTGAGAGATTGAAACGGGCGAAGATGTTTGCAGTCATGATAAAAAGTGGAGCTGCACCATTGAAAACGGAATCATTGCGTGGCTTATCAGCAGAACCATTAGGGTCTGGAATTTCTGGATCAGGTACTGAGGTTGAAAATTTTGTGGGCAAAGAAAGAGAAGGCAGTTCAGTTCCAATCGATGTTGATGATAAGATTGAGAAGtctgaaaagaaaatttctgtTGATGAATATAGTGAACGGCGATCTAAGAGGAGTTACCGGTCCAGatctaaaagacatgaagaagaacaagaagaagggGAAGTTGAGGAAGATAAAGAAGAGGAAATAGAGGAGGAACAAGAAGGGGAGGATAAAAGGGCTCACAAGCACACTAGGAAAAAGCACCGGTCTCATCGGTCTTCACACCACAGTAGGGAAAGGCATAAGCACCGGAAAAGACATTCTTCTAAGGACAGAGATTCTCGACATCGGCGTAAGTAtgatgactcttctgatgatgaGCGTCAGTACTGTCGACATCGGGATGAGCATGATACTCCCTCCAATAATGAGCATCGGCGTTCTCAACATCGTCGACATCAGGATGAGCATGACTCTTCCGATGATGAGCATCAGCACTCTCGACATCGGGATGAGGATGATACTCTCTCCAATAATGAGCATCAGCGTTCCCAACATCGACGTAAACATGATAGTTCCTCTGATGATCAACGTCGGCACTCTCGACGACGTAAGCATCATAGCTCTGATGATGAGCATGAACACCGAAGCAGATCTGTTAGGCATAGGAAATCTCAGTCTGACAAAGAAATGGACTTGGAAGAAGGAGAGATTGTAACAAAATCAGATCAATCAAAAGCTAGTCAGGGAGATGTTGCTAGTCGGGAAGCTTCTgttgaattatcaaaatcatATCAAGATGGAGGGGCCCCATCTCAGCCCTCTGAAACCACTGAGATTTCTGATGATCTTAGAGCTAAAATTCGAGCCATGTTAATGGCAACTTTGTAA
- the LOC142639169 gene encoding uncharacterized protein LOC142639169 isoform X3, translating into MFVSKHGGQSEIVLRVKQGDNPTFGFLMPDHHLHAYFRFLVDHQELLKPDNDDKSLVEKNNAGLDQAGSALSILGSVYGSGEDEDGATEEIPEYKRNDLEEAVNAGNVTVSHGSVQAVSSVNVAGKDVAIAKGSVMSLKEKAPIIKRNRSISTVMVGTRSGVRKEADALGSLCTAGDKSQASLLSTPKVEQPIVEPPSDLKRVVDKIVEFILKNGKQFEAVLVEQDQKHGRFPFLLPSNQYHPYYLKALEKAKELKLPGKGSDSMGHQVEKKTAVPKEGDTLSRGSADLDMPYDRKEKFKMFIGKSKKDGQDPPSKATEPQIGISIDAASAAAILQAATRGIKNPSLENFPKTSLNGIGRGPSSDGGHTSSFGSLRSSQHQSSISKPDQKGEPSVSVPVAKAIAETAAIAAASEADSSEACLTREQKLKAERLKRAKMFAVMIKSGAAPLKTESLRGLSAEPLGSGISGSGTEVENFVGKEREGSSVPIDVDDKIEKSEKKISVDEYSERRSKRSYRSRSKRHEEEQEEGEVEEDKEEEIEEEQEGEDKRAHKHTRKKHRSHRSSHHSRERHKHRKRHSSKDRDSRHRRKYDDSSDDERQYCRHRDEHDTPSNNEHRRSQHRRHQDEHDSSDDEHQHSRHRDEDDTLSNNEHQRSQHRRKHDSSSDDQRRHSRRRKHHSSDDEHEHRSRSVRHRKSQSDKEMDLEEGEIVTKSDQSKASQGDVASREASVELSKSYQDGGAPSQPSETTEISDDLRAKIRAMLMATL; encoded by the exons ATGTTTGTTAGCAAACATGGTGGTCAGTCAGAAATTGTTTTGAGGGTCAAACAGGGGGACAACCCAACATTTGGGTTCTTGATGCCAGATCATCATCTCCATGCCTACTTTCGGTTTCTTGTTGATCACCAAGAACTTCTCAAGcctgacaatgatgacaaatcTCTAGTAGAAAAGAATAATGCTGGTCTCGATCAGGCTGGTAGTGCTTTGTCTATCCTTGGTTCTGTATATGGGTCTGGAGAGGATGAGGATGGTGCAACTGAGGAAATTCCTGAATATAAAAGAAATGATTTAGAGGAAGCGGTCAATGCTGGTAATGTTACTGTTTCTCATGGATCAGTGCAGGCAGTCTCTTCTGTAAATGTAGCTGGGAAAGATGTGGCGATTGCCAAGGGTTCAGTTATGAGTTTGAAAGAAAAAGCTCCTATAATAAAACGGAATCGTTCCATCAGTACAGTTATGGTTGGAACTAGGAGTGGGGTCAGAAAAGAAGCTGATGCCTTGGGCTCACTTTGCACTGCTGGGGACAAATCACAGGCTTCTTTGCTGAGCACACCCAAGGTTGAACAACCTATTGTGGAGCCTCCATCTGATTTAAAGAGAGTGGTTGACAAGATAGTCGAGTTCATCCTGAAAaacggtaaacaatttgaaGCTGTTCTTGTGGAACAGGATCAAAAACATGGAAGATTTCCGTTCCTTCTGCCATCCAATCAATACCACCCTTATTATTTAAAAGCTCTTGAGAAAGCTAAAGAG TTGAAATTACCTGGCAAGGGCTCTGATTCAATGGGGCATCAGGTGGAGAAGAAAACTGCCGTACCAAAAGAAGGTGATACTCTGTCCAGAGGATCTGCTGATCTTGATATGCCATATGACAGGAAAGAGAAGTTTAAGATGTTTATTGGCAAATCAAAGAAGGATGGGCAGGATCCTCCTTCCAAAGCCACTGAGCCACAAATTGGAATAAGTATCGATGCAGCTTCGGCTGCTGCAATTCTTCAGGCTGCCACAAGGGGCATTAAGAATCctagtttagaaaattttcctAAGACATCATTAAATGGTATTGGTCGAGGCCCTAGCAGTGATGGTGGACACACCTCAAGTTTTGGGAGTCTCCGTTCATCTCAACACCAAAGTTCCATTTCAAAGCCAGATCAAAAGGGGGAGCCTAGTGTTTCTGTCCCTGTTGCCAAGGCTATTGCAGAGACAGCTGCTATTGCAGCTGCAAGTGAGGCTGACTCCTCTGAAGCATGCCTGACAAGAGAGCAGAAGCTGAAGGCTGAGAGATTGAAACGGGCGAAGATGTTTGCAGTCATGATAAAAAGTGGAGCTGCACCATTGAAAACGGAATCATTGCGTGGCTTATCAGCAGAACCATTAGGGTCTGGAATTTCTGGATCAGGTACTGAGGTTGAAAATTTTGTGGGCAAAGAAAGAGAAGGCAGTTCAGTTCCAATCGATGTTGATGATAAGATTGAGAAGtctgaaaagaaaatttctgtTGATGAATATAGTGAACGGCGATCTAAGAGGAGTTACCGGTCCAGatctaaaagacatgaagaagaacaagaagaagggGAAGTTGAGGAAGATAAAGAAGAGGAAATAGAGGAGGAACAAGAAGGGGAGGATAAAAGGGCTCACAAGCACACTAGGAAAAAGCACCGGTCTCATCGGTCTTCACACCACAGTAGGGAAAGGCATAAGCACCGGAAAAGACATTCTTCTAAGGACAGAGATTCTCGACATCGGCGTAAGTAtgatgactcttctgatgatgaGCGTCAGTACTGTCGACATCGGGATGAGCATGATACTCCCTCCAATAATGAGCATCGGCGTTCTCAACATCGTCGACATCAGGATGAGCATGACTCTTCCGATGATGAGCATCAGCACTCTCGACATCGGGATGAGGATGATACTCTCTCCAATAATGAGCATCAGCGTTCCCAACATCGACGTAAACATGATAGTTCCTCTGATGATCAACGTCGGCACTCTCGACGACGTAAGCATCATAGCTCTGATGATGAGCATGAACACCGAAGCAGATCTGTTAGGCATAGGAAATCTCAGTCTGACAAAGAAATGGACTTGGAAGAAGGAGAGATTGTAACAAAATCAGATCAATCAAAAGCTAGTCAGGGAGATGTTGCTAGTCGGGAAGCTTCTgttgaattatcaaaatcatATCAAGATGGAGGGGCCCCATCTCAGCCCTCTGAAACCACTGAGATTTCTGATGATCTTAGAGCTAAAATTCGAGCCATGTTAATGGCAACTTTGTAA